From the Paenibacillus sp. MMS20-IR301 genome, the window CAGCGTATGTTCAGCATGCTGACCGGCGTTACGGTAGCTGACTATATCCGCAAGCGCAGATTAACTCTGGCTGCCCAGGAACTGGCGGTCTCGAAGATCCGCGTGCTGGATGTGGCGCTGAAATACGGATATGACTCTCCGGAGTCATTCGCCAAGGCTTTCCGCAAAGCACATGGAATCACTCCTTCTGCCGCGCGAGAGCCGGGCGTACAGCTGAAAGCATTCCCCCGCCTCTCTTTCCATCTGTCATTGAAGGGAGATCAGGAAATGGATTACAAAATCGTGAATAAAGAGGCTTTTACCGTTATCGGCAAATCAATGGAGGTAACTACCCGGGAGGGGGAAAACTTCCGCAGAATCCCGCAGTTCTGGGATGAATGCAATGCTGACGGCACTTCAGATCACCTGATTGAGCTTGGCCCCGGTAATGATTGGCTCGGTATTTGTATGTGTATGGATATGCAGGCAGAAATGCTGACCTATTGGATCGGAGTGGAAGGTACACCTGAGACTGATCCGCAAGGGTACGAGACCGCTGTAATTCCGGCTGCGACCTGGGCAGTATTCAAATCCGAAGGCGCATTACCGGATTCAATTCAAGGCGTCTGGCAGCGGATCTATCAGGAATGGTTCCCGGGAACGGGCTACGAGCATTCGGGCGGCCCTGAATTCGAATTGTATCCCCCGGGTGATGTATCCGCAGAGGATTACTCTTGCGAGATATGGATTCCGGTAAGGAAGAAATAACGTATTTCCAGGCTTAACGCGAAAGGCTTGGCTGTCCCGTCAGGGCGGCTAAGCCTTTTTGGCATGTCCGGGGAGGCTTATACGCCCGGGCTGGCAATTTTTATTTTGAGAATCACAGCAGGCTTGGTATAATGAACAGATTATAAGGTCTTACCATGGAATAGACTTATCCAAGAATTGGTGAAGGAGATATTCATGTCTATCGTAAAAATCTTTT encodes:
- a CDS encoding AraC family transcriptional regulator produces the protein MEWLIRMKNALDYMESNITEPLRIEEVAEVAFSSPFHFQRMFSMLTGVTVADYIRKRRLTLAAQELAVSKIRVLDVALKYGYDSPESFAKAFRKAHGITPSAAREPGVQLKAFPRLSFHLSLKGDQEMDYKIVNKEAFTVIGKSMEVTTREGENFRRIPQFWDECNADGTSDHLIELGPGNDWLGICMCMDMQAEMLTYWIGVEGTPETDPQGYETAVIPAATWAVFKSEGALPDSIQGVWQRIYQEWFPGTGYEHSGGPEFELYPPGDVSAEDYSCEIWIPVRKK